The following coding sequences lie in one Mycobacterium gordonae genomic window:
- a CDS encoding acetyl-CoA acetyltransferase, with product MNLDPRTPVLVGVGQAAERIDDPGYRAMSPVELAAAAAQAALDDCGVTAAAAEVDTIAALRQFEISGPVANAPLGRSNNYPRSVAKRIGAEPRRVILEIVGGQGPQHLVTELASEIAAGRSEVALVFGSDATSTLRYFAGREDKPDFSETVDGDLEDRGPGIEKYMSHYTVIHGLVDAPTQYALMENARRATTGLGPASYLRRMAELFAPFSKVAAGNPYSAAPVERTVEELLTVTESNRMIAEPYPRLLVARDQVNQGAAALLMSVEAARRLGVPEEKWVFLHGHADLEEQSFLARPDLGHAPSAVMAAREALDVAGIGVDDIATFDLYSCFPVPVFNICDGLGIAPDDPRGLTLTGGLPFFGGAGNNYSMHGVAETVNRMRSVPGQFGLVGANGGIQSKYSVGVYSTTPAQWRPDRSAELQAQINSGPTVSVTENPDGPATIETYTVRRDNGRPTGIVIGRLAADDSRFLATTEDDALVALLTDGDPLGQPVLVRSFDYGNRCTAG from the coding sequence ATGAATCTTGATCCGCGGACGCCCGTGCTCGTCGGCGTCGGGCAGGCCGCCGAGCGCATCGACGACCCCGGTTATCGGGCGATGTCGCCTGTAGAACTGGCCGCGGCCGCAGCCCAGGCCGCGCTCGACGATTGCGGCGTCACCGCCGCTGCCGCCGAGGTCGACACCATTGCGGCGCTGCGACAGTTCGAGATCTCCGGACCGGTGGCCAACGCGCCGCTGGGGCGGTCCAACAATTACCCACGCTCGGTCGCCAAGCGGATCGGTGCCGAGCCGCGTCGTGTGATTCTGGAGATCGTGGGCGGGCAGGGCCCCCAGCACCTGGTCACCGAACTGGCGAGCGAGATCGCGGCGGGTCGCTCGGAGGTCGCCCTGGTATTCGGCTCGGATGCCACGTCCACGCTGCGGTATTTCGCGGGGCGCGAGGACAAGCCGGACTTCAGCGAGACCGTCGACGGTGACCTGGAAGACCGCGGACCCGGCATCGAGAAGTACATGTCGCACTACACGGTGATTCACGGACTGGTGGATGCGCCGACGCAATACGCGCTGATGGAGAACGCGCGGCGCGCGACCACCGGCCTCGGGCCGGCCAGCTACCTGCGGCGGATGGCCGAACTGTTCGCGCCGTTCAGCAAGGTCGCGGCCGGCAACCCCTACTCCGCCGCGCCAGTGGAGCGGACGGTCGAGGAATTGCTCACCGTCACCGAGAGCAACCGGATGATCGCCGAGCCCTATCCGCGGTTGCTGGTGGCCCGCGACCAGGTGAACCAGGGTGCGGCGGCGCTGCTGATGTCGGTGGAGGCCGCGCGTCGGCTCGGTGTTCCCGAGGAAAAATGGGTGTTCCTGCACGGACATGCCGACCTGGAAGAGCAGAGCTTCTTGGCGCGTCCGGATCTGGGGCATGCGCCGTCGGCGGTCATGGCGGCCCGCGAAGCACTCGACGTGGCCGGCATCGGCGTCGACGATATCGCCACCTTCGATCTGTATAGCTGCTTTCCGGTGCCGGTTTTCAACATCTGCGACGGGCTGGGTATCGCCCCCGACGATCCGCGCGGGTTGACGCTGACCGGCGGGTTGCCGTTCTTCGGCGGTGCCGGCAACAACTACTCGATGCACGGTGTTGCTGAAACCGTGAATCGAATGCGAAGCGTCCCAGGGCAATTCGGTCTTGTCGGGGCCAACGGCGGCATCCAGAGCAAGTACTCGGTCGGCGTCTACTCGACCACCCCGGCCCAGTGGCGGCCGGATCGCAGCGCGGAACTGCAGGCGCAGATCAACAGCGGACCGACCGTGTCGGTCACGGAGAACCCCGACGGTCCCGCCACCATCGAGACCTACACGGTGCGTCGCGATAACGGCCGACCGACGGGCATCGTCATCGGTCGGCTCGCCGCCGACGACAGCCGTTTCCTGGCCACCACCGAGGACGACGCACTGGTGGCCCTGTTGACCGACGGTGACCCGCTCGGGCAGCCGGTGCTGGTGCGCTCGTTCGATTACGGCAACCGCTGCACCGCAGGTTAG
- a CDS encoding DUF5336 domain-containing protein: MTYPPGSPGYPSAQQPAGSYGAAAPAAPAEPGESKLGLYLAIAVAALGLLAYFFSFGPMFTYNSEIGGSGAEVSGDTGLAVAVALLAALLAGVGLLPKAKSYVPVVAVLSVLGVLLIIAATFNKPSSFSTGWALWIVLVCIVFQAVAAVGALLLDSGVITAPTPRPKYDPFGGGYGQYGQYGQYGGQPGGYYGQPGAQQPAQNPGQSSGYGSQYGGGYSSNPNPQSGGFSAQPTQQVPQQQGPTNTPPTGFPSFSPPPPVSAGTGSQGGSAPVNYGNPASGGQQSSYGQGQQSSPGSAPV, encoded by the coding sequence ATGACCTACCCGCCCGGTAGTCCCGGATACCCATCCGCGCAACAACCGGCCGGCTCGTACGGCGCCGCCGCACCTGCCGCCCCCGCCGAGCCAGGCGAAAGCAAGCTGGGGCTCTACCTGGCCATTGCGGTAGCGGCCCTGGGCCTGTTGGCATACTTCTTCAGCTTCGGCCCGATGTTCACCTACAACTCCGAGATCGGTGGATCCGGCGCTGAGGTGTCCGGTGACACCGGCTTGGCGGTTGCCGTCGCCCTGTTGGCCGCGCTCCTCGCGGGTGTCGGGCTGCTGCCCAAGGCCAAGAGCTACGTGCCCGTCGTGGCGGTGCTCTCGGTGCTCGGCGTGTTGCTCATCATCGCCGCCACATTCAACAAGCCCAGCTCGTTCTCCACCGGCTGGGCGCTGTGGATCGTGCTGGTGTGCATCGTGTTCCAGGCGGTGGCAGCGGTCGGTGCGCTGCTCCTGGACTCGGGTGTGATCACCGCGCCGACGCCGCGTCCCAAGTACGACCCGTTCGGCGGCGGTTACGGGCAGTACGGGCAGTACGGGCAGTACGGGGGCCAGCCGGGCGGGTACTACGGTCAGCCGGGTGCACAGCAGCCCGCGCAGAATCCGGGGCAGTCGTCCGGGTACGGCTCGCAGTATGGGGGTGGCTACTCGTCGAACCCCAATCCCCAATCCGGCGGATTCTCGGCGCAGCCCACGCAGCAGGTGCCCCAGCAACAGGGCCCGACCAACACCCCGCCCACCGGCTTCCCGAGTTTCAGCCCGCCACCCCCGGTCAGCGCAGGCACCGGATCACAAGGTGGGTCTGCGCCGGTTAACTACGGCAACCCCGCCAGCGGTGGCCAGCAGTCGTCCTATGGTCAGGGCCAGCAGTCGTCGCCTGGTTCGGCGCCGGTATAA
- the sucD gene encoding succinate--CoA ligase subunit alpha codes for MAIFLTSENKVVVQGITGAEATKHTARMLAAGTQIVGGVNARKAGTTVAHKDAEGNPIELPVFGSVVEAIEKTGADVSIIFVPPVFAKDAMIEAIDSEIPLLVVITEGIPVQDSAYAWAYNVEKGQKTRIIGPNCPGIISPGQSLVGITPANISGPGPVGLVSKSGTLTYQMMYELRDFGFTTSIGIGGDPIIGTTHIDAIEAFEKDPDTKLIVMIGEIGGDAEERAADFIKANVTKPVVGYVAGFTAPEGKTMGHAGAIVSGSSGTAAAKKDALEAAGVKVGKTPSETAALAREILKTL; via the coding sequence ATGGCTATCTTCCTGACTTCTGAGAACAAGGTCGTCGTCCAGGGCATCACCGGCGCAGAGGCCACCAAGCACACCGCGCGGATGCTGGCGGCCGGCACCCAGATCGTGGGCGGGGTGAATGCCCGTAAGGCGGGTACCACGGTCGCGCACAAGGACGCCGAGGGCAACCCGATCGAGTTGCCGGTTTTCGGCAGCGTCGTGGAGGCGATCGAGAAGACCGGCGCCGATGTGTCGATCATCTTCGTGCCGCCGGTGTTCGCCAAGGACGCGATGATCGAGGCCATCGACTCGGAGATCCCGTTGCTGGTGGTCATCACCGAGGGGATTCCGGTGCAGGACAGCGCATATGCCTGGGCCTATAACGTCGAGAAAGGCCAGAAGACCCGGATTATCGGGCCGAACTGCCCGGGCATCATCAGCCCGGGACAGTCGCTGGTCGGCATCACCCCGGCCAACATTAGCGGTCCCGGTCCGGTCGGGCTGGTGTCCAAGTCGGGCACGCTGACCTACCAGATGATGTACGAGCTGCGCGATTTCGGGTTTACCACCTCGATCGGCATCGGCGGCGACCCGATCATCGGCACGACCCACATCGACGCCATCGAGGCGTTCGAGAAGGACCCCGACACCAAGCTCATCGTGATGATCGGTGAGATCGGCGGTGACGCCGAGGAGCGCGCGGCCGATTTCATCAAGGCCAACGTCACCAAGCCGGTGGTCGGCTATGTCGCGGGATTCACCGCGCCGGAGGGTAAGACCATGGGCCACGCGGGCGCCATCGTGTCCGGTTCATCGGGCACCGCGGCCGCGAAGAAGGACGCATTGGAAGCCGCCGGCGTGAAGGTCGGCAAGACGCCGTCGGAGACCGCTGCCCTGGCGCGGGAGATCCTGAAGACCTTGTAG
- a CDS encoding LLM class F420-dependent oxidoreductase: MDYGLVLFTSDRGISPAAAAQLADTHGFQTFYVPEHTHIPIKREAAHPTTGDESLPDDRYMRTLDPWVSLGAACAVTSRVRLSTAVALPVEHDPITLAKSIATLDHLSGGRVSLGVGFGWNTDELADHNVPPGRRRTMLREYLEAMRALWTQEEAEYDGEFVKFGPSWAWPKPAQAHIPVLVGAAGNEKNFKWIARSADGWITTPRDFDIDEPVKLLQDTWAAAGRDGAPQIVALDFKPDAEKLARWADLGVTEVLFGLPDADEDKVASYVERLAGKLASFA, translated from the coding sequence ATGGACTACGGCCTCGTTCTGTTCACCAGCGACCGCGGCATCTCCCCGGCGGCAGCCGCGCAACTCGCCGACACGCATGGTTTTCAAACCTTCTACGTGCCCGAACACACCCACATCCCGATCAAACGCGAGGCGGCTCATCCCACCACCGGTGACGAGTCACTGCCCGACGACCGCTACATGCGCACTCTGGACCCCTGGGTGAGCCTGGGCGCGGCGTGCGCGGTGACGTCTCGGGTCCGGCTGTCGACGGCGGTGGCCTTGCCCGTCGAGCACGACCCGATCACCTTGGCGAAAAGTATCGCCACGCTGGATCATCTGTCCGGCGGGCGCGTCAGTCTCGGTGTCGGATTCGGCTGGAACACCGACGAGTTGGCCGACCACAACGTGCCACCCGGCCGGCGACGGACCATGCTGCGCGAGTACCTGGAGGCGATGCGCGCGCTGTGGACCCAGGAAGAGGCGGAGTACGACGGCGAGTTCGTGAAATTCGGTCCGAGCTGGGCGTGGCCCAAGCCGGCTCAGGCGCACATTCCTGTGCTGGTGGGCGCCGCGGGCAACGAAAAGAACTTCAAGTGGATCGCGCGCAGCGCCGACGGCTGGATCACCACGCCGCGCGACTTCGACATCGATGAGCCGGTCAAGTTGCTGCAGGACACGTGGGCGGCAGCGGGCCGCGACGGTGCCCCGCAGATCGTGGCGCTCGACTTCAAGCCGGATGCGGAGAAGTTGGCCCGCTGGGCGGACCTCGGCGTGACCGAGGTGCTGTTCGGCCTGCCGGACGCCGACGAGGACAAGGTGGCCTCATACGTGGAGCGACTGGCCGGCAAGCTGGCGTCCTTCGCCTAA